A genomic window from Pungitius pungitius chromosome 12, fPunPun2.1, whole genome shotgun sequence includes:
- the slc17a7a gene encoding solute carrier family 17 member 7a has product MEIRPDRFKAAAAKTLGRINRLIEKRPQNGETIELSAEGRPELVEEKELPVVDCTCFGLPRRYIIAILSGLGFCISFGIRCNLGVAIVSMVNDQTVYRGNKEVLVAAQFTWDPETVGMIHGSFFWGYIVTQIPGGFICRKFAANRVFGFAIVATSTLNMLIPSAARCHYSCVILVRICQGLVEGVSYPACHGIWAKWAPPLERSRLATTAFCGSYAGAVVAMPLAGILVQYTGWPSVFYVYGVFGILWYMFWILVSYESPAAHPTITPEERKYIEDAIGESGSFLNPLHKFKTPWKHFFTSMPVYAIIVANFCRSWTFYLLLISQPAYFEEVFGFEISKVGMVSALPHLVMTIIVPIGGQLADYLRTHNLMSTTNVRKLMNCGGFGMEATFLLVVGFSHSKGVAISFLVLAVGFSGFAISGFNVNHLDIAPRYASILMGISNGVGTLSGMVCPLIVGAMTKHKTRDEWKYVFLIASLVHYGGVLFYGIFASGEKQPWADIEDTSEEKCGIINEDELANETEEMYRGGGQYGAMSKPVVGSNGGGTGGGGGGGGGGPGWVSDWDKSEEYVQPPGYNSYMYGGGEERELT; this is encoded by the exons ATGGAGATCCGACCAGACAGGTTTAAGGCGGCCGCGGCGAAAACTCTGGGGAGAATTAACAG GCTCATTGAGAAGCGGCCACAAAACGGAGAAACCATTGAACTATCGGCCGAGGGCCGCCctgagctggtggaggagaaggagctgccGGTGGTGGACTGCACCTGCTTCGGCCTGCCGAGGAGGTACATCATCGCTATCCTGTCCGGCCTGGGATTTTGCATCTCTTTCGGCATCCGGTGCAACCTGGGTGTGGCCATTGTCAGCATGGTGAATGACCAGACGGTCTACAGAGGCAACAAGGAAGTACTCGTG GCTGCACAGTTCACGTGGGACCCTGAGACAGTGGGGATGATCCACGGCTCCTTCTTCTGGGGCTACATCGTCACACAGATTCCGGGTGGCTTTATATGCAGAAAATTTGCCGCCAACAG GGTCTTTGGCTTTGCCATAGTGGCCACATCCACCCTCAACATGCTGATTCCGTCTGCTGCTCGCTGCCATTACAGCTGCGTCATACTGGTTAGGATATGCCAGGGCCTTGTTgag GGTGTGTCGTACCCAGCCTGCCACGGGATCTGGGCCAAGTGGGCTCCTCCGCTCGAGAGGAGTCGATTAGCCACAACAGCCTTTTGTG GATCTTATGCAGGGGCGGTGGTGGCCATGCCTTTGGCTGGGATACTGGTGCAATACACTGGGTGGCCTTCAGTATTCTACGTCTACG GCGTTTTTGGGATACTCTGGTACATGTTCTGGATCCTGGTGTCGTATGAGAGTCCCGCCGCTCATCCCACCATcacgccggaggagaggaagtacATTGAAGATGCAATCGGAGAGTCGGGCTCGTTTCTCAACCCTCTGCAC AAATTTAAAACCCCGTGGAAGCACTTCTTCACCTCCATGCCAGTCTACGCCATCATTGTGGCCAACTTCTGCAGGAGCTGGACCTTCTACCTGCTGCTCATCAGCCAGCCGGCCTACTTCGAAGAGGTCTTTGGCTTTGAGATCAGCAAG GTGGGAATGGTGTCAGCTCTTCCCCATCTGGTGATGACAATCATCGTGCCTATTGGAGGCCAGTTGGCAGACTACCTGAGAACCCACAACCTGATGTCCACCACCAACGTCAGGAAGCTCATGAACTGTGGCG GCTTTGGGATGGAGGCCACCTTCCTGCTGGTGGTGGGATTCTCTCACTCAAAAGGCGTCGCCATTTCCTTCTTGGTCCTCGCTGTGGGCTTCAGTGGATTTGCCATCTCAG GGTTTAACGTCAACCACTTGGACATCGCCCCTCGGTACGCCAGCATACTGATGGGCATCTCAAACGGCGTGGGAACGTTATCTGGAATGGTGTGTCCTCTCATCGTGGGAGCCATGACCAAACACAAG ACGCGTGATGAGTGGAAGTACGTCTTCCTCATAGCTTCTCTCGTGCATTACGGAGGAGTGCTCTTCTACG GAATCTTCGCCTCAGGGGAAAAGCAGCCGTGGGCGGACATAGAAGACACCAGTGAGGAGAAGTGCGGTATTATCAATGAAGATGAACTGGCCAACGAAACGGAGGAAATGTACCGTGGAGGCGGGCAGTACGGCGCCATGAGCAAACCGGTTGTTGGTTCCAACGGAGGAgggaccggaggaggaggaggaggaggaggaggcgggccgGGATGGGTGTCGGACTGGGATAAGTCAGAGGAGTACGTGCAGCCACCCGGATACAACTCTTACATgtacggaggaggagaagagagggagctgACATAG
- the zgc:55558 gene encoding GTPase KRas, with translation MTEYKLVVVGAGGVGKSALTIQLIQNHFVDEYDPTIEDSYRKQVVIDGETCLLDILDTAGQEEYSAMRDQYMRTGEGFLCVFAINNTKSFEDVHLYREQINRVKDSDSVPMVLVGNKSDLSTRTVESRQAQELARSYGVPFVETSAKTRQGVEEAFYSLVREIRRYKETNRSNKKSKKNTQRRCMIL, from the exons ATGACCGAGTACAAACTCGTGGTGGTCGGGGCAGGAGGTGTCGGGAAGAGCGCTCTCACCATCCAGCTCATCCAGAACCACTTCGTGGATGAATACGATCCAACCATCGAG GACTCGTACAGAAAGCAGGTGGTGATTGATGGAGAGACGTGTCTGTTGGACATCCTGGACACTGCCGGTCAGGAGGAGTACAGCGCCATGAGGGACCAGTACATGAGAACAGGAGAGGgcttcctctgtgtgtttgcCATCAACAACACCAAGTCCTTTGAGGACGTTCACCTCTACAG AGAGCAGATCAACAGGGTGAAGGACAGTGACAGTGTTCCCATGGTGCTGGTGGGGAATAAGAGCGACCTGAGCACTCGCACGGTGGAGTCGCGGCAGGCGCAGGAGCTGGCTCGAAGCTACGGAGTCCCGTTTGTCGAGACCTCTGCCAAAACCAGACAG GGCGTGGAGGAAGCTTTTTATTCGCTAGTACGTGAGATCAGAAGGTATAAGGAGACCAACCGCAGCAACAAGAAGAGCAAGAAGAACACTCAGAGACGCTGCATGATACTATAG